A region from the Osmerus eperlanus chromosome 11, fOsmEpe2.1, whole genome shotgun sequence genome encodes:
- the siae gene encoding sialate O-acetylesterase, whose translation MSLFIYVCFISLCGTVYAPDLFRFASYYGDHMVLQKTPERAVLWGYGPDAATVFVSVTGPFTHKTPAATVSNGIWKVSLDPVEAGGPYNVTAFLKNGYSITLTDVLFGDVWLCGGQSNMAFTTSQVFNASYELTLASKYPQVRVFMAALEQSSTELTDLAGVTVPWSVPTPELLGGGNFIHFSGVCWLFGRYLYKTLRYPIGLVESCWGGTPVEAWSSPRALHQCGLDGASDGIPVSEDTVMLQSLWRSSVLWNAMIHPLLNMTLKGAIWYQGEANTEYHQEHYSCAFPTMIDDWRMSFHQGSGGQTAADFPFGFVQLSTYRKSSTSEGFPSIRWQQTADYGFAPNPRMKRTFMAVAMDLPDEKSPWGSIHPRYKQEVSMRLTLGARAVAYGEREVSFQGPFPNQVLVQDTYVNVTYDQRLSVNSSKDIFEICCSVLKAPCWFFSNWIPAPIIQWDRTSVQLSNNNCRSANNVAGLRYAWRDWPCDLKACPIYTADGVLPAPPFTLNRWPFQSMKSEVHPPSELWTIPPK comes from the exons ATGTCTCTGTtcatatatgtgtgttttatctctCTTTGTGGAACTGTTTACGCCCCAG ACTTGTTTCGCTTTGCCTCCTATTATGGAGATCATATGGTTCTACAGAAGACCCCAGAAAGGGCTGTGTTATGGGGCTATGGGCCAGATGCAGCCACGGTCTTTGTCTCTGTGACAGGACCATTCACACATAAAACTCCAGCAGCCACGGTCTCTAACG GGATCTGGAAGGTGAGTCTAGACCCAGTGGAAGCTGGGGGCCCCTACAATGTGACTGCGTTTCTGAAGAACGGCTACAGCATCACCCTAACAGATGTACTGTTCGGTGACgtctggctgtgtggaggcCAGAGCAACATGGCTTTCACGACTTCCCAG GTGTTTAATGCTTCTTATGAGCTGACACTGGCCTCCAAGTACCCCCAGGTGAGGGTTTTCATGGCTGCACTGGAGCAAAGCAGCACCGAGCTGACGGACTTAGCTGGAGTCACTGTACCCTGGTCAGTTCCCACACCAG AATTGCTTGGCGGTGGGAACTTCATCCACTTCTCTGGAGTGTGCTGGTTGTTTGGCCGCTACTTGTACAAGACCCTGAGGTACCCTATAGGCCTGGTGGAGTCCTGCTGGGGGGGTACACCTGTAGAGGCCTGGTCCTCACCGCGGGCTCTGCACCAGTGTGGCCTGGACGGGGCCAGTGATGG CATCCCCGTGTCAGAGGACACTGTTATGTTACagtctttgtggaggagctcCGTGTTGTGGAATGCCATGATCCACCCACTTCTCAACATGACCCTAAAAGGAGCCATCTGGTATCAag GTGAGGCCAATACTGAGTATCACCAAGAACACTACTCCTGTGCCTTTCCCACCATGATCGATGACTGGAGGATGTCCTTTCACCAGGGCTCTGggggacagactgcagcagACTTCCCCTTTGGGTTTGTTCAG ctGTCTACGTACAGAAAGAGCTCCACAAGTGAAGGCTTCCCATCCATTCGCTGGCAACAGACTGCAGACTATGGCTTTGCTCCCAACCCCCGGATGAAGAGGACCTTTATGGCTGTGGCCATGGATCTGCCTGATGAAAAATCCCCCTGGGGCAG TATACATCCCCGATACAAGCAGGAAGTTAGCATGCGACTGACACTGGGAGCCAGAGCAGTGGCctatggggagagggaggtctcATTCCAGGGGCCTTTCCCTAATCAGGTCCTGGTCCAGGATACATATGTCAATGTTACCTATGATCAGAGACTCTCTGTTAATTCATCAAAAGACATATTTGAG ATTTGCTGCTCAGTGCTGAAGGCACCCTGTTGGTTTTTTTCCAACTGGATTCCAGCGCCCATCATTCAGTGGGACAGGACCTCGGTGCAGTTGTCCAACAACAACTGCCGATCCGCGAACAATGTGGCTGGCCTGCGCTACGCCTGGAGGGACTGGCCCTGCGACTTAAAGGCCTGTCCCATTTACACTGCTGATGGGGTGTTACCCGCACCACCCTTCACTCTCAACCGCTGGCCATTCCAAAGCATGAAAAGTgaggtccaccctccttccGAGCTATGGACTATTCCACCCAAATAG
- the tbrg1 gene encoding transforming growth factor beta regulator 1 — translation MQGFFGLEQTGTLDPQTLAVMRRDRCGVPDVENFSVYPKRTKWRNKTITYRIEKYTPDLTREEVDRSFHLALKLWSDAAPLNFVKVNNGKENIALTFASRTHGDFFPFDGPKGVLAHAFEPGQGMGGDVHFDEDETWTTGQENPGYNLFTVAAHELGHSLGLSHSKNPSALMYPNYKYYDSAKYTLPRDDVMGIQALYGKPIIKQETVTIPRKCDPNFSVDAVAVIGNEIVFFKDRYMWMRTTWSTYWNQLREGFSSTYLPGINSAINAAYDIPAKGVAYIFTGPKYWVVQQLKMKSHFGSIYEYGFPSTVRHIDAAVHVSGYWKTFFFVGQVYYRYDENKRKMDPGFPKSFPLDLLGIVRKVDAAFELEAPTTTPNVTEETLAEEYLSKYYTDVGVYNSTTRNVAQTSFNQTLEVMQAFFGLEVTGRLDQKTLKLMKEPRCGVSDISRYGHFPGRPKWEKRTITYRITEYTPDLSRNQVDSTIAQAFKLYSDVIPLDFKQIESGTADIMILFKGGYHGDFYPFDGPSGVLAHANSPGQGQGGDTHFDDDEYWTLTQNGVNLLLVAVHEFGHALGLDHSRDRKALMFPTYQYVNTNRYKLPDDDKRGVQALYGTRTPDPKPEPKPEPPVPEPEEPSEPDPNPGPGPNPKDQQCDRDLVFDAATSMWGDLYFFKNGYYWRKSTQISGIALTKVTTKWSQINYVDAAYEVQHRNVVYLFEGNKYWGIEAYAKTMIPGYPKPISTLGFPSSVNKIDSSVYVHSTQKTLFFVNNQYWSYNEARREMDSGYPRLITQDFPGIGSKVDAAFENYGKRMKTTDTPLSPMDPLNTLSNFESEMEPDGQGNYSLFPALDSMASLSGTSETLETDATTDVADKPNLTWLDAAQIVLEEAGRPMHIKEIKQRIIDRGLVQSNAKSSLEAVMYRETDDERQQALQAFSTQSFLGSPPQTAFSSSGSAASLPPFPSPTGSSEPRSRAKKGPRKNQNEKYRQKYLRLRKAARAMIFENAALCDEVAHLEEKFVRAKEERRFLLKTLLQYQSLSDGDIQTAPSTSSHTLASFSGGPPGGSVLPGGHPSTSGGDDGLPKKPKKERKERGRENGKDEVSKKMGKKRKLGDGGSRKLVQPIPLDSSGRPVFPIVLGGLTVYSLGEIIPDRMLFHDQCAIYPVGFCSTRVFASMKNPDQQCLFTCQIKDGGAGPQFEIVPEDDPQNAIVASSALTCHSNLLKAIGVMRSKSVNPIMPSGADFFGFSHPTIQNLIQSCPGARKCVNYQWIRFEVCRPGDGQVPHSLSEDDASVNFEAYQRHQAIDESVKTDNSMAGSTPKSPSSSRQHLLSSPSTSYFSS, via the exons CTCATGGAGATTTTTTCCCTTTTGATGGCCCCAAGGGGGTGCTAGCCCATGCCTTTGAGCCAGGGCAAGGTATGGGGGGAGATGTGCACTTTGACGAAGATGAAACTTGGACAACGGGCCAAGAAAATCCGG GTTATAACCTATTCACTGTTGCTGCCCACGAGTTAGGCCATTCCCTGGGACTCTCCCATTCTAAAAACCCCTCAGCACTTATGTACCCAAACTACAAGTATTACGACAGTGCAAAGTACACACTGCCAAGAGATGACGTGATGGGTATCCAGGCATTGTATG GCAAGCCTATCATAAAACAGGAAACAGTTACCATCCCTAGAAAGTGTGACCCCAACTTCTCAGTTGATGCTGTGGCGGTGATCGGGAATGAGATTGTATTCTTCAAAGACAG ATATATGTGGATGAGGACAACATGGTCAACGTACTGGAACCAGCTGAGGGAAGGGTTTAGTAGCACATACCTTCCTGGCATCAACTCTGCTATAAATGCGGCCTATGACATCCCAGCCAAGGGAGTGGCGTACATCTTCACTG GTCCCAAGTACTGGGTGGTTCAACAGCTAAAGATGAAAAGTCATTTTGGCTCAATCTATGAGTATGGATTTCCATCCACAGTGAGGCACATCGATGCTGCTGTTCATGTCAGTGGCTATTGGAAGACATTCTTCTTTGTTGGACAGGTTTATTATAG GTATGATGAAAACAAAAGGAAGATGGACCCAGGGTTTCCAAAAAGTTTCCCTTTGGACTTGCTTGGCATTGTGAGGAAGGTTGATGCAGCGTTTGAATTAGAAG CTCCTACCACAACCCCAAATGTGACAGAGGAGACACTTGCTGAG GAATATCTATCCAAGTATTACACTGATGTTGGGGTCTATAATTCGACCACTCGGAATGTAGCCCAGACCTCGTTCAACCAGACCTTGGAGGTCATGCAGGCATTCTTTGGTCTGGAAGTGACAGGCAGACTGGATCAGAAAACCCTCAAGTTGATGAAGGAGCCAAGGTGTGGTGTGTCAGACATCAGCAGATATGGACACTTCCCTGGGAGACCCAAATGGGAGAAGAGAACTATTACATACAG AATCACTGAATACACACCAGACTTGAGCCGGAATCAAGTTGACTCAACTATAGCTCAGGCCTTCAAGCTGTATAGTGACGTAATTCCACTGGATTTTAAACAGATTGAATCTGGCACCGCCGACATCATGATACTCTTCAAAGGCGGAT ATCATGGGGACTTTTATCCTTTTGATGGACCCAGTGGAGTTTTGGCCCATGCCAACTCACCTGGACAGGGCCAAGGTGGAGACACACATTTTGACGATGATGAATATTGGACTCTGACTCAGAATG GGGTGAATCTGTTGCTGGTTGCAGTCCATGAGTTTGGCCATGCCCTGGGACTGGATCACTCCAGAGACAGGAAGGCTTTAATGTTCCCCACCTATCAGTACGTCAACACGAACAGATACAAGCTTCCCGATGATGATAAGCGTGGGGTGCAGGCCCTCTATG GAACCCGTACACCCGATCCCAAGCCAGAACCCAAACCAGAGCCTCCGGTTCCTGAACCAGAAGAGCCAAGTGAACCAGACCCCAATCCTGGCCCCGGGCCCAACCCAAAAGACCAACAGTGTGACCGGGATCTTGTGTTTGATGCAGCCACTTCCATGTGGGGAGACCTGTACTTTTTCAAAAATGG GTACTACTGGAGGAAGAGTACACAAATCAGTGGAATTGCTCTCACTAAAGTGACCACCAAATGGTCACAAATTAACTATGTTGATGCTGCCTATGAGGTCCAACATCGGAATGTGGTATACCTTTTTGAAG GTAATAAGTACTGGGGTATAGAGGCCTATGCAAAGACAATGATCCCGGGCTATCCAAAACCCATTTCCACACTTGGATTCCCATCATCTGTCAATAAGATAGATTCATCAGTGTATGTTCACTCAACACAAAAGACCCTCTTCTTTGTGAACAACCAATACTGGAG CTACAATGAGGCCAGACGTGAAATGGATTCTGGATACCCTAGATTAATAACTCAGGATTTCCCAGGCATTGGCTCAAAAGTGGATGCTGCCTTTGAGAACTATGGTAAGAGAATGAAA ACCACggacacccctctctcccctatgGACCCTCTGAACACACTTTCAAACTTTGAATCAGAGATGGAGCCGGATGGACAGGGAAACTACTCACTCTTCCCTGCCTTGGACAGCATGGCTAGTCTGTCAGGAACCTCAGAAACTCTGGAAAC TGATGCAACCACCGATGTTGCAGACAAACCCAACCTCACGTGGTTGGATGCAGCACAG ATTGTCTTGGAGGAAGCTGGGCGTCCCATGCACATTAAAGAGATCAAACAGAGGATTATCGATAGGGGATTAGTTCAATCCAA TGCCAAATCAAGCCTTGAAGCTGTTATGTATCGAGAG ACGGATGACGAGAGGCAACAGGCTTTACAGGCCTTCAGCACCCAGTCCTTCCTGGGCTCTCCTCCCCAGACGGCCTTCTCCAGCTCAGGTTCTGCAGCCTCCTTGCCCCCTTTCCCTTCACCTACAGGCTCCTCTGAGCCCAGGTCCAGAGCCAAGAAAGGCCCACGGAAGAACCAGAACGAGAAGTACCGACAAAAGTACCTCAGACTTCGCAAAGCTGCACGGGCCATGATATTT GAGAATGCAGCACTCTGCGACGAGGTCGCCCACCTGGAGGAGAAGTTTGTTCGGGCAAAAGAGGAACGCAG GTTCTTACTGAAAACATTGTTGCAGTACCAGTCTCTGTCTGATGGGGATATCCAGACTGCCCCCAGTACCAGCTCTCACACCCTGGCTAGCTTCAGCGGTGGGCCCCCTGGGGGCTCCGTCCTGCCTGGAGGGCACCCCAGCACGTCAGGGGGAGACGATGGCCTCCCAAAAAAGCccaagaaggagagaaaagaacgagggagggagaatggaaaAGATGAAG TTTCTAAAAAGATGGGTAAGAAGCGCAAGCTTGGCGACGGGGGTTCCCGTAAGCTGGTCCAGCCCATTCCTCTGGACTCATCTGGGCGTCCTGTCTTCCCTATCGTGCTGGGGGGTCTGACCGTGTACAGCCTGGGGGAG ATCATTCCAGATCGGATGTTGTTCCATGACCAGTGTGCCATCTACCCAGTGGGCTTCTGCAGTACCCGTGTGTTTGCCAGTATGAAGAACCCTGATCAGCAGTGCCTCTTCACCTGTCAAATCAAAGATGGGGGTGCAGGACCACAG TTTGAGATTGTGCCTGAAGATGACCCTCAGAATGCCATAGTTGCCTCTTCTGCCCTGACCTGCCACTCAAACCTTCTGAAGGCCATTGGAGTGATGAG GTCAAAGTCTGTCAACCCCATTATGCCGTCAGGGGCAGATTTCTTCGGCTTTTCCCATCCCACAATCCAGAATCTGATCCAGAGCTGTCCTGGAGCACGCAAGTGTGTCAA TTACCAATGGATACGCTTCGAGGTGTGTCGCCCCGGTGACGGGCAGGTTCCACACAGCCTATCAGAAGATGACGCCTCAGTCAATTTTGAGGCGTACCAGAGGCACCAGGCCATCGATGAAAGTGTGAAGACAGACAACAGCATGGCAG GTTCAACTCCAAAATCTCCCAGTTCCTCTCGTCAGCATCTCCTGAGCTCACCATCTACCTCTTACTTCAGTTCCTAA